The stretch of DNA TCGTCGCTGGATCACGACACCATCGGCCTGCTGGCCTGCGATCCCGGCGGGCAACTGGCGGGATCGTGCACCACGTCTGGCATGGCGTTCAAGCTGCGCGGGCGCGTGGGCGATTCGCCGCAGGCGGGTTGTGGCCTGTTCGTCGAAGGCGGCGTCGGCGCTTCGGCATCGACCGGCGTGGGTGAAGAAGTCACCCGTATCGCGGGCACTGCGCGCGTGGTCGCCTCCATGCGGGCCGGGATGAGCCCGCAGGACGCCTGCCGCGAAGCGGTCATGCACATCGCCAAGCTGCGCGGCGACGCCGTGCGCGATGCGCAGGTCGGTTTCCTGGCTATCGACACGAAGGGCAACGTCGGCGCCTATGCGCTGCTGCCCGGCTTCACGTATGCGGTGACGGACCGCAGCGGGAAGACGACCATCTATCCGTCGAAGAGTTTGGCCGCCGGATAACCGCAGTGGCCTGATGAAGACCCGTCGCGGGGGCGATGGGTGGGGAAGACCGAATACCGAATCCATGACCGTCCGCACCGTAGCTGTGCGCGGCGAACGAAACGTCATGTCGCACAGGCGCGGCAGGGCTGGGAAGTGCACGTCCGGGCGGGAAGGGCCGCAGGGGCGGGTTGAGCAAGCAAGGGGAATTGCGATGAAGTCGGTGACAAGAGTGCTGCTGAGTACCACCTGCATAACAGGACTGCTGCTGGTGCCCGCGATTGCGCAGGCACAGGATGCTGCCGCCACCACCACGTCCGTTGCGACCGGCAGCGATGACGGCGTGGACACTTCGGAAGGCATCGTCGTCACCGGCAGCCGCATCAACCGCCCGAACTCCACGGCAGCAGCCCCGATCACCTCGGTGACGTCGGATGCGATCCACGCGCAGGCGGCGGTGAACATCGAGGAAGTGCTGAACCGCATGCCGCAGATCGCGCCTGACAGCCAGCAGGGCTATCAGGATTCGGACGGTCGCCAGCGCATCAAGCTGCGTAACCTCGGCTTCGAGCGCACGCTCGTTCTCGTCGATGGCAAGCGTCTTGGCACCATGAACGGCGAAGACGTGGGCATGATCCCCACCGCGCTGATCAAGCAGGTCGACGTGCTGACTGGCGGTGCTTCGGCCGTCTATGGTTCGGACGCCGTGGCCGGTGTCGTCAACTTCATCATGGATGACGATTTCCAGGGTGTTCAGCTCAACGCGAACTACAACTTCTACCTGCACAACAACAAGGCCGGCATCGTTAGCAAGACGGCGGCGGCTTATGGTTTCGACCAGCCTGCCACCGGCATGACCGCAGATGGCGGCCGCGCCGATATCTCGCTGACGGCTGGCACCAAGCTGTTCGACGATCGCCTGCACATTTCGGGTTACGTCGATTACCGCAAGGCGAGCCTTGTGCGCTATTCGCAGCGCGAGACCTCGGGCTGCCAGCTGGCACAGACCGGTGACGGCCCGCTGAGCTGCACCACGTCATCCTACACGCCGCTGGGTTATGTCTCGCCGCTCTCGGGCGCGAATGCGGGCAACACGTACGTCAACAATCCCGATGGCAGCGGCACCTTCCTGCCCTACTCGGACGAATACGCGGCCAACCCGTATGACGGTTATTCGCTGCAGCGCGCCGATCAGCGCGTCAACGCCGGCGGCTTCCTGAAGTACGAAATCTCCGACGCCGCAACGATCTATGCCAACGCGATGTGGTTCCACGACAAGTCGACGAACCCCTACCCCGCGCGCATCTACAGCTACACCGCCTTCGGTTCCGATCCGTATCAGATCAGCTGCAACAATCCGCTGCTCTCGGCCTCGCAGGCGACCACGCTGTGCGGCAGCGCGGCAGGCACCAACACCACCGTACCGACGGAACTGCGCTATCGCCTTGGCAATGTGAGCGACCTTGATGACGTCTACATCAATGACGGTCTGCGCATTTCCGGCGGTGTACGCGGCGATATCGGCCATGGCTGGAGCTACGATGTGGGCGGCGTCTATGCCCACAACAAGAACCAGTATCAGTGGGCCATGCCGAGCTGGACCCGCCTGAACCAGGCGCTCGACGTCGTGCAGAATTCGGATGGCAGCTATGCCTGCGCCTCGGGCGTCAGCGGCTGTCTGCCGCTTGATCCGTTCAACGCCAACTCCTCGCTGAACACGCAGGCCGCGTTCGATTGGGTCGCTGCCGGACAGTACGAGAAGTGGACGACGACCACCTCGCTCTACGATGCGATCGGCACGCTGCAGGGCGACCTCGGAACCTACGGGATCAAGAGCCCCTGGGCGGATGACGGCATCGCTATCGCGGTCAGCGGCGAATATCGCAAGGACACGCTGCAGGGTCGCTACAACGACGTGTGGGTCGAATATAACGGCGGCACCGACAGCAATCTTGCGCAGAGCGTGTGGGAAGGCATGGTCGAGCTGCAGGCACCGGTCATCGAGCACAAGCCGTTCGCAGACCTGCTGCAATTCAACGGCGCCTATCGTGTGTCGAAGTACTCCAGCAACCCCTCGGCGTTCTCGACCTGGAAGTTCGAGGCCGTGTGGTCGCCGATCCACGACATCACCCTGCGCGGCTCGATCAACCGCGCCCAGCGTGCGCCGACCGTGGTCGAACAGAGCCAGGCGAGCAATTCCAGCTATGGCCGCGTGACCACGGCGTTCAGCGATTTCTGCGCCCCGACCGTCACCTACACCACCGGCGCGGATGGCCAGCAGGTTCCCGTCTACGGTGCGCCCGTTGCCTCGGAAGCCGTCTGCGCGGCGACCGGGCTTTCGGCGGACAAATACGGCAGCGCGACGCTGCTGTGCCCGACCGACGTCGGCTGTACGTACAAGAGCGGCGGCTTCACCGTCGATCCCGAAACGGCCTATACCAAGACCATCGGTGTGGTCCTGCGTCCCAGCTTCCTGCCGGGTCTGACCGTTTCGGCCGACCGCTTCATGATCGATCTCAACGATTCGATCGGCTACAACGACTACTCGTACTTCGCGAACGGTTGCCTTGCGACCGCCAGCGATTTCTTCTGCTCGATGTTCGTGCGTAATTCGGACGGTACGCTTTACAGCGATCCGGCCACCAACCCGACCAGCGGCTATATCCGCCAGGGCACCACGAACTACTACAAGAGCAAGTCGCACGGCTGGGATTTCCAGGCCCAGTATGCGCTGCCGCTGGGCCGCGCAGGCAAGCTGGACTTCGACTTCGCCGGGTCGCTCACCACGCTGGCGGGCGGTCAGGATTCGCCGATCCTCGCGAAGTACAACTGCGCTGGTTACTACGGTGGCTCGTGCGGTCAGTTGATCCCGAAGTGGTCGCACACCCTGCGCACCACCTACACGACCGACGACAAGTTCTTCTCGGCTTCGCTCAACTGGCGCTTCATCGGTCCGCTCACCAACGTCACCAACTCGGGCAAGACCAGCCTGGGCTGGAGCGAAGCGACCGAGCGTACCACGTACTACCATATCCCGGCGTACAACTACTTCGACCTGGCGCTGGCCTTCCGCGTCACCGAGAAGTACTCGCTGCGCTTCTCGGTCAACAACCTATTCGACAAGGCGCCGCCGATCGTGCCGAACTCGTACAACTATGCGCTGTCGCGCAACAACACGCTGTCGGCCCGCTATGACTCGCTGGGCCGTCAGGTTGCCGTGAGCACCACCGTCAACTTCTGACGGTTCGTTACCTGATGATACAGGGCCGCTCTTCCTCGGGAAGGGCGGCCCTTTTCGGTGTCAGGCCAGAGCCGCGGTCTCGTTCAGCACGATGTCGCGAAGGTCGTTGGCAAGGGTGTCGACACATTCCTCGCGCGTGTCCCAGGCGAACATGAAGCGGGCGCTCCCGCCGATGAACGTGTAGAACCGCCATCCCCGCGCGCGCAGCGCATCGAGAACCTCTGCCGGTGCTTCCAGAAACACCGAGTTGGCCTGCACTTCGAACTTCAGCGACAGGCCCGGAAGGTCGGCGACCTGCTGTGCCAGCCTTTCGGCGCAGGCATTGCCATGGGCCGCGTTGCGCAGCCACGCCCCACTTTCGATCAGGCCGATCCACGGCGCCGAGAGAAAGCGCATCTTCGAGGCGAGCTGGCCTGCCTGTTTGCAGCGGTAATCGAAATCGGCGGCAAGTGCGCGGTCGAAGTAGATAATCGCCTCGCCCACCGCCATACCGTTCTTCGTGCCGCCGAAGCACAGCACATCGATGCCTGCCTTCCACGAGATATCGGCAGGCGCGCAGTCCAGCGCGGCGCAGGCATGGGCGAAGCGGGCACCGTCCATGTGCAGCTTAAGGCCCAGTTCGTGGCATACGGCGGAGATCGCCTTGATCTCCTCGACGGTATAGACCTGCCCGGTCTCGGTCGGTTGGGTGATCGTAACCACGCGCGGCTTGGGGAAATGGATGTCCGAGCGGCTGGTCGCCAGCGTGCGGATCGCCTGTGGCGTCAGTTTGCCGTCATCTGCCGGGGCGACGAGCAGCTTGGAGCCGTTCGAGAAGAACTCCGGCGCGCCGCATTCGTCGGTCTCGACGTGGGCTGACGAGGCGCAGATCACGCTGTGGTAGGACTGGCAAAGCGAGGCCAGCGCCAGCGAGTTGGCCGCCGTTCCATTGAAGACGAAGAACACCTCTCCATCGGCGCCGAACAGCGCGCGAAAGGCGTCGGCAGCGCGGTGGGTCCACTCGTCATCGCCATAGGCGACCGCAGAACCGCTGTTCGCCTCGTTCATCGCGGCGAGCGCTTCGGGACAGATCCCGGCATAGTTGTCGCTCGCGAACTGCTGGTCGCGGCAGGGGGAAGAAGTATTCGTCGTCATGCGTTCGGACCCTCGTCAGGCCGCCCGGACAGCCGGGCGGTGAGGCGGATCGACGTGATATGCGGCGCGAAAATCCCGTTTGTTTGCCGGTTCGGCCACATCCCCCGCCGTGAAAGCGAGGCACCACCTTGCCCGGTAGGCAGGTTGGCGTCGGACGTCGATCCGACTCTTGATGCTGAGGCCGCCTTTAGGCGGCGGCGCGGGGGCTGGCAAGAGGAATGGATAGTTGGTCCACGCGCTTTGACCCTACGCGCGAAGATGCCTCAAAAGCCGATCGGCCCGACGGAGGCGGGCTTCTTTGTGCCTCGCGATTATTCCGCCGCCTCGCTCAAGCGTTCTGCTTCGGCGGCCTGACGCGCCCACATCTGGGCATAGAGCCCGCCTTCGCGCAGCAGTTCGCCATGGGTGCCGCTTTCTGCAAGGCGGCCCTGATCGAGCACGAGGATGCGGTCGGCATCGGCGATGGTCGAAAGGCGGTGGGCTATGGTCAGCGAGGTGCGGTTTTCCGAGACGCGGTGCAATGTCGTCAGGATATCCTGTTCGGTCCGGGTGTCGAGCGCGCTGGTCGCCTCGTCCAGCATCAGGATCGGCGGGTTCTTGATCAGCGTGCGGGCGATGGCGACGCGCTGCTTCTCTCCGCCCGACAGCTTGAGCCCGCGCTCGCCCACTTCGGTGTCGAAGCGACCGGGTAGGCGGTCGATCAGGTCCATCAGCGCCGCCCCGCGCGCGGCCGCCTCGATCTCGGCCTGGCTGGTGTCGTCGCGGCCATAGCCGATGTTGTAGCCGATGGTGTCGTTGAACAGCACCGAATCCTGCGGAACTATGCCGATGGCGGCGCGGACAGAGGCCTGCGTCACCTGCGATATGTCCTGCCCGTCGATCAGGATGCGGCCCGAGAGCGGATCGTAGAAGCGGAACAGCAGCCGGGTGATGGTGGACTTGCCCGCACCCGATGGCCCGACGATGGCGTAGCTCTGGCCCGCCGGAACCTCGAACGAGAGGCCTTTGAGGATCGTGCGGCCCGGATCGTAGCCGAACACGACGTTCTCGAATGCCAGCGAGGGTTCGCGAATGATGAGCGCCGGGGCGCCGGGACGATCCGCCACTTCGACATCGGTATCGAGCAGGCGGAACATCTCGGCCATGTCGATCAGGCCCTGCCGGATGGTGCGATAGACCATGCCCAGCATGTCGAGCGGGCGGAACAGCTGGGTGAGATAGGTCTGCACGAACACCAGTTGCCCGGCGGAATAGCGGCCCTGATACCAGCCCCACACCGTCCACGCGAGCGCCAGCGCCATCAGCAGGTTGATGACCACGCCTTGCGCGATGTTGAGCAGCCCCAGCGAGTTCTCGCTCTTCACCGCAGCGGCGGTATATTCGCGCGTGGCCTGGGCATAGCGCGCTTCCTCGCGCGCTTCGGCGCCGAAGTACTTCACCGTCTCGTAATTCAGCAGCGAATCCACCGCGCGCGCCAGTGCCTGTCCGTCGAGCCGGTTCATCTTTTCGCGCAGCGCCGTGCGCCATTCGGTGATGGTGCGCGTCACCCAGATATAGGCGGCGATGGAGATGGCCGTGGCGATCACCAGCGGGAGGCCGAAGTCGATGTAGAAGATCACCGCCACGACGATCAGTTGCAGGATCGTGGGCGCGATGTTGAACAGCATGAAGTAGAGCATGTTGTCGATGCTCTTGGTGCCGCGCTCGATCGTCTTGGTGACTTCGCCGGTGCGCCGGGCAAGGTGGAAGCGCAGCGACAGCTGATGAAGCTGTGCAAAGACGCTTTCCGCCAGTGCGCGGGTGGCGTCCTGCCCGACCTTCTCGAACACCATGTTGCGCAAGTTGTCGAAGGCGGTCTGCACCAGTCGTCCGGCGGAATAGCCCAGCACCGCCAGCATCGCGAGCTGGACCAGCTTCGGCCCGCTCGCGCCCATCAGGTCCACCGCCCACTTCATCGCATAAGGCAGCGCCAGCTGCGCCGCGGTGGAGAGCACGATGAACACGCAGGCGACGACGATGCGCCAGCGCAGCCCCTTGCCGCGTGCCGGCCACAGATAGGGCAGGAATCGCGTCAGCGTGCGCCAGCCATCGTGGCGGGCAGGGGTGTTTCGGGCAGCAGGCGTTTCGGGCGGCATGGCGGCTATGTAGGGGACATGGCGCGAAACGGAAGGTTTTATGGCGGTTTCAGTTTAGGGCAGGGTCAGGAAGAACCAATCATGCGCGTGATCGACCTTGCGTATAAACCATGCACCACTGGCGAGGATCGCGGCGCGGTCCGAGGCGTCCAGCGTGCGGGGGCTGGAACTGCCCGCAGGAAAATCGGCATAGCGCAGGTTCGGAGCGATCCTCCCGGCGAAGCGGTGCGCGATCAGCGTGGGCACGATGTGTTCGTCGGCGCAGACGGTGCCCCGCAGCCGTCCCGAGGCGAGCAGCGCGGAAAGGTGCTGATCGAGATAGGCCAATGCGTCGCGCGGCAATGACCAGCGCTGTGTGCCGTAGACCCACGGCCC from Novosphingobium sp. 9 encodes:
- a CDS encoding TonB-dependent receptor domain-containing protein; amino-acid sequence: MKSVTRVLLSTTCITGLLLVPAIAQAQDAAATTTSVATGSDDGVDTSEGIVVTGSRINRPNSTAAAPITSVTSDAIHAQAAVNIEEVLNRMPQIAPDSQQGYQDSDGRQRIKLRNLGFERTLVLVDGKRLGTMNGEDVGMIPTALIKQVDVLTGGASAVYGSDAVAGVVNFIMDDDFQGVQLNANYNFYLHNNKAGIVSKTAAAYGFDQPATGMTADGGRADISLTAGTKLFDDRLHISGYVDYRKASLVRYSQRETSGCQLAQTGDGPLSCTTSSYTPLGYVSPLSGANAGNTYVNNPDGSGTFLPYSDEYAANPYDGYSLQRADQRVNAGGFLKYEISDAATIYANAMWFHDKSTNPYPARIYSYTAFGSDPYQISCNNPLLSASQATTLCGSAAGTNTTVPTELRYRLGNVSDLDDVYINDGLRISGGVRGDIGHGWSYDVGGVYAHNKNQYQWAMPSWTRLNQALDVVQNSDGSYACASGVSGCLPLDPFNANSSLNTQAAFDWVAAGQYEKWTTTTSLYDAIGTLQGDLGTYGIKSPWADDGIAIAVSGEYRKDTLQGRYNDVWVEYNGGTDSNLAQSVWEGMVELQAPVIEHKPFADLLQFNGAYRVSKYSSNPSAFSTWKFEAVWSPIHDITLRGSINRAQRAPTVVEQSQASNSSYGRVTTAFSDFCAPTVTYTTGADGQQVPVYGAPVASEAVCAATGLSADKYGSATLLCPTDVGCTYKSGGFTVDPETAYTKTIGVVLRPSFLPGLTVSADRFMIDLNDSIGYNDYSYFANGCLATASDFFCSMFVRNSDGTLYSDPATNPTSGYIRQGTTNYYKSKSHGWDFQAQYALPLGRAGKLDFDFAGSLTTLAGGQDSPILAKYNCAGYYGGSCGQLIPKWSHTLRTTYTTDDKFFSASLNWRFIGPLTNVTNSGKTSLGWSEATERTTYYHIPAYNYFDLALAFRVTEKYSLRFSVNNLFDKAPPIVPNSYNYALSRNNTLSARYDSLGRQVAVSTTVNF
- a CDS encoding threonine aldolase family protein, translating into MTTNTSSPCRDQQFASDNYAGICPEALAAMNEANSGSAVAYGDDEWTHRAADAFRALFGADGEVFFVFNGTAANSLALASLCQSYHSVICASSAHVETDECGAPEFFSNGSKLLVAPADDGKLTPQAIRTLATSRSDIHFPKPRVVTITQPTETGQVYTVEEIKAISAVCHELGLKLHMDGARFAHACAALDCAPADISWKAGIDVLCFGGTKNGMAVGEAIIYFDRALAADFDYRCKQAGQLASKMRFLSAPWIGLIESGAWLRNAAHGNACAERLAQQVADLPGLSLKFEVQANSVFLEAPAEVLDALRARGWRFYTFIGGSARFMFAWDTREECVDTLANDLRDIVLNETAALA
- a CDS encoding ABCB family ABC transporter ATP-binding protein/permease, coding for MPPETPAARNTPARHDGWRTLTRFLPYLWPARGKGLRWRIVVACVFIVLSTAAQLALPYAMKWAVDLMGASGPKLVQLAMLAVLGYSAGRLVQTAFDNLRNMVFEKVGQDATRALAESVFAQLHQLSLRFHLARRTGEVTKTIERGTKSIDNMLYFMLFNIAPTILQLIVVAVIFYIDFGLPLVIATAISIAAYIWVTRTITEWRTALREKMNRLDGQALARAVDSLLNYETVKYFGAEAREEARYAQATREYTAAAVKSENSLGLLNIAQGVVINLLMALALAWTVWGWYQGRYSAGQLVFVQTYLTQLFRPLDMLGMVYRTIRQGLIDMAEMFRLLDTDVEVADRPGAPALIIREPSLAFENVVFGYDPGRTILKGLSFEVPAGQSYAIVGPSGAGKSTITRLLFRFYDPLSGRILIDGQDISQVTQASVRAAIGIVPQDSVLFNDTIGYNIGYGRDDTSQAEIEAAARGAALMDLIDRLPGRFDTEVGERGLKLSGGEKQRVAIARTLIKNPPILMLDEATSALDTRTEQDILTTLHRVSENRTSLTIAHRLSTIADADRILVLDQGRLAESGTHGELLREGGLYAQMWARQAAEAERLSEAAE